In Caproicibacterium amylolyticum, a genomic segment contains:
- the acpP gene encoding acyl carrier protein translates to MVLEKVKHILAEQFDVEEDNITAEMSIADDLGADSLDVVDLLMSIEDEFEIEVPDGEVDNIKTVGDLVNYIEEHM, encoded by the coding sequence ATGGTACTGGAAAAAGTCAAGCACATTCTTGCTGAGCAGTTTGATGTGGAAGAAGACAACATCACTGCCGAGATGAGCATTGCCGATGATCTGGGCGCCGATTCACTGGATGTGGTCGATTTGCTGATGTCCATCGAAGACGAATTTGAGATTGAAGTCCCGGATGGGGAGGTTGACAATATCAAAACCGTCGGAGATCTGGTCAATTATATTGAAGAGCATATGTAA
- a CDS encoding sodium ion-translocating decarboxylase subunit beta, whose protein sequence is MLVMWAIGGLLIWLAVKKDFEPSLLLPMGFGAILVNLPFSGVLGDNGIVQWLFHVGIEASEAMPLLLFVGIGAMIDFGPLLSNPRMLLFGAAAQFGIFMTVVLAVLLGFPLNDAMSAGIIGAADGPTSIMVSQQLNSSYKGAIAVAAYSYMALVPIIQPAAIKLVTTHKERTIHMPYNPANVSKTTRILFPIIVTVIAGLIAPDSVALVGFLMFGNLLRECGKLDSLKETAAGPLANLITIFLGITIAFQMRAEQFLNWGTLLIMALGLFAFVFDTVGGVLFAKVLNLFLPKEKKINPMVGAAGISAFPMSARVIQKMALKEDNQNHLLMHAVGANVAGQIGSVVAGGIILNLAHTMLGV, encoded by the coding sequence ATGCTTGTGATGTGGGCTATCGGCGGCCTGCTCATCTGGCTGGCGGTAAAGAAGGACTTTGAGCCGTCCCTGCTGCTGCCGATGGGCTTCGGCGCAATTCTGGTAAACCTGCCGTTCAGCGGCGTTTTGGGGGACAACGGAATTGTACAGTGGCTGTTCCACGTTGGCATTGAGGCTAGCGAGGCCATGCCGCTGCTGCTGTTTGTCGGCATTGGTGCGATGATTGACTTCGGTCCGCTGCTCAGCAATCCGCGGATGCTTCTGTTTGGTGCTGCAGCGCAGTTCGGCATTTTTATGACAGTGGTGTTGGCGGTACTGCTTGGCTTCCCGCTTAACGACGCCATGAGCGCCGGCATTATCGGCGCAGCGGATGGCCCGACTTCCATTATGGTAAGCCAGCAGCTTAACTCCAGCTACAAGGGCGCTATCGCAGTTGCGGCGTACAGCTACATGGCGCTGGTGCCGATTATTCAGCCGGCGGCAATCAAGCTGGTGACGACCCACAAGGAACGCACGATTCACATGCCGTACAATCCGGCGAATGTTTCCAAAACCACCCGCATTTTGTTCCCAATCATTGTAACGGTGATTGCCGGATTAATTGCACCGGACAGCGTAGCGCTGGTCGGCTTCCTGATGTTCGGCAACCTGCTGCGGGAGTGCGGTAAGCTGGACAGCCTGAAAGAAACCGCTGCGGGGCCGCTGGCAAATCTGATTACCATTTTCCTCGGCATTACGATTGCGTTCCAGATGCGGGCGGAGCAGTTCCTAAACTGGGGCACGCTGCTGATTATGGCACTCGGCCTGTTTGCGTTTGTGTTTGACACGGTTGGCGGTGTGCTGTTCGCAAAAGTGCTCAACCTGTTCCTGCCAAAGGAAAAGAAAATCAACCCGATGGTTGGTGCCGCGGGCATTTCTGCGTTCCCGATGAGTGCGCGCGTCATTCAGAAAATGGCACTGAAAGAGGACAACCAGAACCACCTGCTGATGCACGCGGTGGGTGCGAATGTGGCGGGGCAGATTGGCTCCGTTGTTGCGGGCGGCATTATTTTGAACCTTGCGCATACGATGCTGGGGGTGTAA
- the proS gene encoding proline--tRNA ligase codes for MDYSSVKGCMIFEPYGYAIWENMQAILDKRFKELGHQNVYMPLLIPESLLEKEKEHVAGFAPEVAWVTQGGNDKLEERLCIRPTSETLFCEHYKKVIHSWRDLPKLYNQWCSVVRWEKTTRPFLRTSEFLWQEGHTMHATEEEAQAETLQMLNVYADFYRDALAIPPVIGQKTESEKFAGAVATYTIEAMMHNGVALQGGTSHYFGDGFAKSFDITFTDKNNQLQHPFQTSWGVSTRMIGGIIMTHGDDSGLVLPPAIAPVQVVIVPVAQHKPGVLDKANELFAELKAAGLRVKVDDSEQSPGWKFAQYEMQGVPIRLEIGPKDIEKNQCVLVRRPDRNKSFVSLDGLVESVKSELHMVHEILYNNAKDNLESKIYAAHNHEEFLEIAKNKPGFIKAMWCGDPACEEKLKDETGGVKSRCIPFEEEHIGDTCVCCGKPATHMVYWGRQY; via the coding sequence ATGGATTACAGCAGCGTCAAGGGCTGTATGATTTTTGAACCTTACGGCTACGCAATCTGGGAAAATATGCAGGCAATTCTGGACAAGCGCTTTAAGGAGCTTGGTCACCAGAACGTTTATATGCCGCTGCTGATTCCGGAAAGCCTTTTGGAAAAGGAAAAGGAACACGTTGCGGGTTTCGCACCGGAAGTGGCATGGGTCACACAAGGCGGCAATGACAAGCTGGAAGAACGCCTGTGCATCCGTCCGACCAGTGAAACCCTGTTCTGTGAACATTATAAAAAAGTCATTCACTCTTGGCGCGACCTGCCTAAACTGTACAACCAGTGGTGCAGCGTTGTCCGCTGGGAAAAGACCACCCGCCCGTTCCTGCGCACCAGTGAGTTCCTCTGGCAGGAGGGACACACCATGCACGCAACTGAGGAAGAAGCGCAGGCGGAAACGCTGCAGATGCTGAACGTTTACGCAGACTTTTACCGCGACGCGCTGGCTATCCCGCCGGTCATTGGGCAGAAAACGGAAAGCGAAAAATTCGCCGGTGCCGTGGCGACCTACACCATTGAAGCCATGATGCACAACGGTGTTGCTTTGCAGGGCGGCACCAGCCATTACTTCGGCGATGGCTTTGCGAAGAGCTTTGACATTACATTTACGGACAAAAACAATCAGCTGCAGCATCCGTTCCAGACAAGCTGGGGCGTTTCCACCCGTATGATCGGCGGCATTATCATGACGCACGGCGATGACAGCGGACTGGTTCTGCCGCCTGCGATTGCACCGGTTCAGGTAGTCATTGTGCCGGTTGCACAGCATAAGCCCGGCGTGCTGGACAAGGCGAACGAGCTTTTTGCAGAGCTGAAGGCAGCCGGTCTGCGCGTGAAGGTGGACGACAGCGAGCAGTCCCCCGGCTGGAAGTTTGCACAGTATGAAATGCAGGGCGTGCCGATTCGTTTGGAAATCGGGCCGAAGGACATTGAGAAGAATCAGTGTGTGCTGGTTCGCCGCCCTGACCGCAACAAGTCCTTTGTTTCTTTGGACGGCCTTGTGGAGTCCGTGAAGTCTGAACTTCATATGGTGCACGAGATTCTGTATAACAATGCAAAAGACAATCTGGAAAGCAAGATTTACGCGGCACATAATCATGAGGAGTTTTTGGAGATTGCCAAGAACAAGCCGGGCTTCATTAAGGCGATGTGGTGCGGCGACCCTGCCTGTGAGGAAAAACTGAAAGATGAAACCGGCGGCGTGAAGTCCCGCTGCATTCCGTTCGAGGAAGAACACATTGGCGACACCTGTGTTTGCTGTGGCAAGCCTGCAACGCACATGGTGTACTGGGGCCGGCAATACTAA
- a CDS encoding glycosyltransferase family 8 protein, whose amino-acid sequence MNLLYGTNAGYCGQTAVSMRSVFENNRDMEEIQVYVLCEAVPQSLREKMCSVADDFDNVQITCIDPAPFLKPMEKEFQMRSWRGSSVQYVYACICDVFPRLDRILWLDGDVACCGSMRELWETDMGEACLAAGLDCTPFLALHVDKPFYNTPYYFNAGVLLFDLNNCHRHELQQRCRNVLRGYGAKLEYCDQSMLNLALPPKLVHRLDLRWNYPAGVSRLAMNCVALRNTLQKRTFTSAELNDALADLRLIHYIGGSLPTKPWFQEYQSPFRVDYLKYRAHTPWKDEPLKIWPRKNGWDSFVTSFSKTWDTPDMAGLAGAYQKLRGWGPKVKNNKSN is encoded by the coding sequence ATGAATTTGTTATATGGTACAAATGCGGGTTACTGCGGACAGACGGCGGTTTCCATGCGCTCTGTGTTTGAGAACAACCGCGACATGGAGGAAATTCAGGTATATGTGCTGTGTGAAGCGGTGCCGCAGAGCCTGCGCGAAAAAATGTGCAGTGTTGCGGATGACTTTGACAACGTGCAGATTACCTGCATTGATCCTGCGCCTTTTCTGAAACCGATGGAAAAAGAATTTCAAATGCGCAGTTGGCGCGGCAGCAGTGTGCAGTACGTATATGCCTGTATCTGTGATGTGTTTCCACGGCTGGACCGTATCCTTTGGCTGGACGGCGATGTTGCTTGCTGCGGTTCCATGCGGGAACTGTGGGAAACAGACATGGGGGAAGCCTGCCTTGCCGCCGGGTTGGACTGCACACCGTTTCTGGCACTGCATGTGGACAAACCGTTCTATAATACACCGTACTATTTCAATGCGGGTGTGCTGCTGTTCGATTTGAACAACTGCCACCGGCACGAACTGCAGCAGCGCTGCCGAAATGTGCTGCGCGGTTATGGCGCGAAATTGGAATACTGCGACCAGTCCATGCTGAACCTGGCACTGCCGCCGAAGCTGGTGCACCGGCTTGACCTGCGCTGGAATTATCCTGCCGGTGTCAGTCGTCTGGCAATGAACTGTGTAGCACTGCGAAACACACTGCAAAAGCGTACCTTTACGTCGGCAGAACTGAATGACGCACTGGCTGATCTGCGTCTTATACATTATATAGGCGGTTCGCTGCCGACAAAGCCGTGGTTTCAGGAGTACCAGTCACCGTTCCGCGTGGACTACCTGAAGTACCGCGCGCATACACCGTGGAAAGACGAGCCTCTGAAGATTTGGCCGCGCAAAAACGGCTGGGATTCCTTTGTGACAAGTTTTTCAAAAACATGGGATACACCGGATATGGCCGGGCTTGCAGGTGCCTACCAGAAGCTGCGGGGGTGGGGACCAAAGGTGAAAAACAATAAAAGCAACTGA
- the rpsJ gene encoding 30S ribosomal protein S10, which translates to MAVKEKMRIRIKGYDHQLVDQSAEKIVQTAKRTGARVSGPVPLPTEKQIITILRAVHKYKDSREQFEMRTHKRLIDILRPSNTTVEALMGLELPAGVEIEIKL; encoded by the coding sequence GTGGCAGTCAAGGAAAAAATGAGGATTCGTATCAAGGGGTATGACCATCAGCTGGTTGACCAGTCTGCAGAGAAAATCGTGCAGACCGCAAAGCGCACAGGTGCCCGCGTAAGCGGCCCTGTCCCGCTGCCGACCGAAAAGCAGATCATCACCATCCTGCGTGCTGTTCATAAGTACAAGGACAGCCGTGAACAGTTTGAGATGCGCACACACAAGCGTCTGATCGACATCCTCAGACCGTCCAACACAACTGTTGAGGCTCTGATGGGTCTCGAGCTCCCCGCCGGCGTTGAGATTGAAATTAAACTGTAA
- the rplC gene encoding 50S ribosomal protein L3: MQKGIIGKKIGMTQIFDAQGNVVPVTVIEAGPCAVTQKKTVENDGYESVQLGFGELKAQRVNKPLKGHFDKGDVAPKKTLREFRLNDTSSVNVGDIVKADVFAEGDRVDVQGTSKGKGWAGVIKRWNFGRLKESHGTGPVGRMGGSTGCCSDPSRVFPGKHRSGHLGAVTTTVQNLTVAKVDAENNLIAIKGAVPGPNGGIVCIRDSVKAKKA; this comes from the coding sequence ATGCAAAAAGGAATCATCGGCAAGAAAATCGGCATGACGCAGATTTTCGATGCACAGGGCAATGTCGTTCCGGTAACTGTTATTGAAGCCGGCCCCTGCGCAGTAACCCAGAAAAAGACCGTTGAGAACGACGGCTACGAAAGTGTTCAGCTGGGCTTCGGCGAGCTGAAGGCTCAGCGCGTGAACAAACCGCTGAAAGGCCACTTCGATAAGGGCGACGTTGCCCCGAAGAAGACCCTGCGCGAGTTCCGTCTGAATGACACTTCTTCCGTTAATGTCGGCGACATTGTCAAAGCAGACGTCTTCGCAGAAGGCGACCGCGTTGATGTTCAGGGCACCAGCAAAGGTAAAGGCTGGGCCGGCGTTATCAAACGCTGGAACTTTGGCCGCCTGAAGGAATCCCATGGTACAGGCCCTGTCGGCCGTATGGGCGGTTCCACCGGCTGCTGCTCCGACCCGTCCCGTGTATTCCCGGGCAAGCACCGCTCCGGCCATCTGGGCGCCGTAACCACCACTGTTCAGAACCTGACAGTGGCCAAGGTGGACGCAGAAAACAATCTGATTGCCATTAAAGGTGCCGTACCTGGCCCGAACGGCGGTATTGTCTGCATCCGCGACAGCGTCAAAGCGAAGAAAGCGTAA
- the rplD gene encoding 50S ribosomal protein L4 codes for MPTIAVKDMTGKEVGKIDLSDAVFGVEPNVNVMHDVVKNQLANRRQGTQSALTRSEVSGGGKKPWRQKGTGHARQGSTRAPQWTHGGIVFAPKPRDYSYTLNKKVRRLALKSAFSSKVKDNEMIVLDSISMDSYKTKTVADMLKALGADKTVLLVLPENNKNVIASARNIPGVKTALTNTLNVYDVLNADKFIVVKDAVAQIEEVYA; via the coding sequence ATGCCTACAATCGCAGTGAAAGATATGACAGGTAAAGAGGTCGGCAAGATTGACCTTTCCGATGCCGTTTTCGGTGTCGAACCCAACGTCAATGTAATGCATGACGTTGTAAAGAACCAGCTCGCAAACCGCCGTCAGGGTACACAGAGCGCCCTGACCCGCAGCGAGGTTTCCGGCGGCGGCAAAAAGCCGTGGCGCCAGAAGGGCACAGGTCATGCACGCCAAGGCTCCACGCGGGCTCCCCAGTGGACCCACGGCGGCATCGTGTTTGCGCCGAAGCCGCGCGACTACAGCTACACCCTGAACAAAAAGGTTCGCCGCCTGGCCCTGAAGTCCGCTTTCTCCAGCAAGGTGAAAGACAACGAGATGATTGTTCTTGACAGCATCTCCATGGACTCCTACAAGACCAAGACTGTGGCCGATATGCTCAAGGCACTGGGCGCTGACAAGACCGTCCTGCTGGTCCTGCCGGAAAACAACAAAAATGTTATTGCTTCCGCCCGCAACATCCCCGGCGTGAAGACAGCCCTGACCAACACCCTCAACGTTTACGACGTCCTCAACGCTGACAAGTTCATCGTTGTGAAAGACGCCGTGGCACAGATCGAGGAGGTATATGCATAA
- the rplW gene encoding 50S ribosomal protein L23, which produces MTAHEIILRPVVTEKSMAGIANKAYTFQVAPSATKVDIKKAVEELFGVKVRKVNTLHVRGHLRRQGRSQGLTPAWKKAVVSLTEDSKTIEFFEGML; this is translated from the coding sequence ATGACTGCACATGAGATTATTCTGCGCCCTGTCGTCACGGAGAAATCCATGGCGGGTATCGCAAATAAAGCTTATACGTTCCAGGTCGCTCCGAGTGCAACGAAAGTTGACATTAAAAAGGCCGTTGAAGAACTCTTCGGCGTTAAGGTGCGCAAAGTGAACACCCTGCACGTCCGCGGCCATCTGCGCCGCCAGGGACGCAGTCAGGGTCTCACCCCGGCCTGGAAGAAGGCCGTCGTTTCTTTGACAGAAGACAGCAAAACAATCGAATTCTTCGAGGGTATGCTGTAA
- the rplB gene encoding 50S ribosomal protein L2, producing the protein MAIKNYTASTPSRRNMSVTDYSSLSKKGPEKSLLDTNKKTAGRNSYGRITVRHRGGGNRTKYRIIDFKRQKNGVPATVQGIEYDPNRSAFIALVKYEDGEKAYIIAPNGLKAGDVIVSGAEADIKPGNALPLSAIPTGTYIHNVELYPGKGAQLARAAGIMAQLMAKENGMALLRLPSGELRNVPDTCMATIGQVSNIDHENVKLGKAGRKRHMGWRPTVRGSVMNPNDHPHGGGEGKSPVGHPGPMTPWGKPALGYKTRDHHKASDKFIVKRRNGK; encoded by the coding sequence ATGGCTATTAAGAACTATACCGCCAGCACGCCGTCCCGCCGCAACATGTCTGTGACGGATTACTCCAGCCTTTCCAAGAAAGGCCCGGAAAAGAGCCTGCTGGACACAAATAAAAAGACCGCCGGCCGCAACAGCTACGGCCGCATCACCGTCCGCCACCGCGGCGGCGGAAACCGTACCAAGTACCGCATCATCGACTTCAAGCGCCAGAAGAACGGTGTGCCCGCAACTGTACAGGGCATTGAGTATGATCCGAACCGTTCCGCATTTATTGCACTGGTAAAGTATGAAGACGGTGAGAAAGCTTATATCATTGCACCGAATGGCCTGAAGGCCGGCGACGTTATCGTTTCTGGTGCAGAAGCTGATATTAAGCCAGGCAACGCACTGCCACTGTCCGCTATCCCAACCGGTACCTACATCCACAACGTGGAACTGTACCCCGGCAAGGGCGCTCAGCTGGCTCGTGCAGCCGGCATCATGGCACAGCTGATGGCTAAGGAAAACGGCATGGCGCTGCTCCGCCTGCCTTCCGGTGAGCTGCGCAATGTGCCTGACACCTGCATGGCTACAATCGGCCAGGTCAGCAACATTGACCACGAGAACGTAAAGCTCGGCAAAGCAGGCCGCAAGCGTCACATGGGCTGGCGCCCGACCGTTCGTGGTTCTGTTATGAACCCGAACGACCATCCGCACGGCGGTGGCGAAGGCAAATCACCTGTTGGACATCCGGGCCCGATGACCCCTTGGGGCAAACCTGCTCTTGGCTACAAGACTCGTGATCATCACAAGGCTTCCGATAAGTTTATCGTGAAGCGCAGAAACGGCAAATAA
- the rpsS gene encoding 30S ribosomal protein S19: protein MSRSLKKGPFVEPGLLKRIQAMNAAGEKKIVKTWSRASFIFPDFVGHTIAVHDGRKHVPVYITEDMVGHRLGEFAPTRTFKGHSGSKTTAPTK from the coding sequence ATGAGCAGAAGCTTAAAGAAGGGTCCTTTTGTAGAGCCTGGTCTGCTGAAGAGGATCCAAGCGATGAACGCTGCCGGCGAAAAGAAGATCGTTAAGACCTGGAGCCGCGCATCCTTCATTTTCCCGGATTTTGTTGGCCACACCATTGCAGTTCATGACGGCCGCAAACATGTTCCGGTGTATATTACAGAAGATATGGTCGGCCATCGCCTTGGCGAGTTCGCACCGACCCGTACTTTTAAAGGTCATTCCGGCAGTAAAACCACTGCCCCGACAAAATAA
- the rplV gene encoding 50S ribosomal protein L22, whose product MEARANLKYARISPRKVSIVLDLIRNKPVDEAMAILKNTPKAATEYLVKLLKSAMANAENNHSMDVSRLYVSECYACPGPILKRIRPRAQGRAYRVLKRTSHVTLVLKEKE is encoded by the coding sequence ATGGAAGCAAGGGCTAACCTGAAATACGCCCGTATTTCCCCTCGTAAAGTGTCCATTGTGCTGGACCTTATCCGCAACAAGCCGGTGGATGAAGCTATGGCTATCCTTAAGAATACGCCCAAGGCCGCTACCGAGTATCTGGTAAAGCTGCTCAAGTCGGCTATGGCTAACGCTGAGAACAACCACAGCATGGACGTTTCCCGGCTGTATGTATCAGAGTGCTATGCGTGCCCGGGCCCGATCCTCAAGCGCATCCGTCCGCGTGCACAGGGCCGCGCGTACCGTGTCCTGAAAAGGACTTCCCACGTGACGCTGGTGCTCAAGGAAAAGGAATAA
- the rpsC gene encoding 30S ribosomal protein S3, with protein sequence MGQKVNPHGLRVGVIKDWDSRWYVNAKDFGDTLVEDYKLRRTLKKQLYSAGVPKIEIERDASKVRVHIHCAKPGMVIGKGGAEIEKLRLQCEKMLGKPVTINIVEVKTPDLNAQLVAENIAQQLEKRTSFRRAMKQCIGRAMKLGAKGIKTQVAGRVGGAEIARTEQYHDGTIPLQTLRADIDYGFAEAATTYGRIGVKVWIYRGEVLHDNRRASSNAEQRSDRRAPRREGGRK encoded by the coding sequence ATGGGCCAGAAAGTTAATCCGCACGGTTTACGTGTCGGTGTTATCAAAGATTGGGATTCCCGCTGGTATGTCAATGCAAAAGACTTTGGCGATACCCTGGTGGAAGACTACAAACTGCGCAGAACGCTGAAAAAGCAGCTTTATTCCGCGGGCGTCCCGAAGATTGAAATTGAACGTGATGCATCTAAAGTGCGTGTCCACATTCACTGTGCAAAGCCGGGTATGGTTATCGGCAAGGGCGGCGCTGAAATTGAAAAGCTGCGCCTGCAGTGCGAAAAAATGTTGGGCAAGCCTGTCACCATCAATATTGTTGAGGTCAAAACACCTGATCTTAACGCACAGCTCGTAGCCGAAAACATTGCTCAGCAGCTGGAGAAGCGTACTTCTTTCCGCCGCGCTATGAAGCAGTGCATTGGCCGCGCCATGAAGCTTGGCGCAAAGGGTATCAAAACGCAGGTTGCCGGCCGTGTTGGCGGCGCTGAAATTGCCCGCACCGAGCAGTACCACGACGGTACTATTCCGCTGCAGACACTGCGCGCAGATATTGATTATGGTTTTGCTGAGGCTGCCACAACTTACGGCCGCATCGGCGTAAAAGTTTGGATTTACCGGGGCGAAGTCCTTCACGACAACCGCCGCGCTTCCAGCAATGCTGAACAGCGCAGCGACCGCCGTGCGCCCCGTCGGGAAGGAGGCCGCAAGTAA
- the rplP gene encoding 50S ribosomal protein L16: protein MLMPKRVKYRRVHRGRMTGKAYRGNKVTYGDYGIQALEPAWITANQIEAARVAMTRYCKRFGQVWIKIFPDKPITEKPAETRMGSGKGSPEYWVAVVKPGRVMFEIGGVPEATAREALRLAASKLPIKTKVVAKEEEVAQ from the coding sequence ATGTTAATGCCCAAGCGCGTAAAGTACCGCAGAGTTCACCGCGGCCGCATGACCGGTAAAGCTTACCGCGGCAATAAGGTGACTTACGGTGATTACGGTATTCAGGCTCTTGAGCCTGCATGGATCACCGCAAACCAGATTGAGGCAGCTCGTGTTGCCATGACTCGTTACTGCAAACGTTTCGGTCAGGTCTGGATCAAGATCTTCCCCGACAAGCCTATTACTGAGAAGCCGGCTGAAACCCGCATGGGTTCCGGTAAAGGTTCCCCTGAGTACTGGGTGGCCGTGGTTAAGCCCGGCCGTGTTATGTTTGAAATCGGCGGTGTGCCTGAGGCCACCGCACGTGAAGCCCTGCGTCTGGCGGCAAGCAAGCTGCCTATCAAGACAAAGGTAGTTGCGAAGGAAGAGGAGGTTGCCCAGTAA
- the rpmC gene encoding 50S ribosomal protein L29, with translation MKASEVREMTTAELESKLKDLKEELFNLRFQLAINQLDNPMRISAVKKDIARVKTVLRANELKDSANA, from the coding sequence ATGAAAGCTTCTGAAGTTCGGGAGATGACAACTGCAGAGCTCGAGAGCAAGCTCAAGGACCTGAAAGAGGAGCTCTTCAACCTCCGTTTCCAGCTTGCGATCAACCAGCTCGACAACCCGATGCGTATTTCCGCTGTTAAAAAAGATATTGCCCGCGTAAAGACCGTTCTGCGCGCCAATGAGCTTAAAGACAGCGCAAACGCGTAA
- the rpsQ gene encoding 30S ribosomal protein S17: MSEQRNNRKTEVGTVVSNKMDKTVVVAIMDSVKHPLYKKVIKRTVKLKAHDENNECNIGDRVRVMETRPLSKDKRWRLVEIIEKAK, translated from the coding sequence GTGAGCGAACAGAGAAACAACCGGAAGACTGAGGTTGGCACGGTGGTCAGCAACAAAATGGACAAGACCGTTGTTGTGGCCATTATGGACAGCGTCAAGCATCCGCTGTACAAAAAAGTTATTAAGCGTACTGTTAAACTGAAGGCACATGACGAGAATAACGAGTGCAACATCGGTGACCGCGTGCGTGTGATGGAGACCCGCCCGCTTAGTAAAGACAAACGGTGGCGTCTTGTGGAGATTATCGAAAAGGCAAAGTAA
- the rplN gene encoding 50S ribosomal protein L14 yields MIQQQTYLNVADNTGAKQLMCIRVLGGTGRRYANIGDVVVASVKKAAPGGTVKKGDVVKAVIVRTASGVRREDGSYIRFDENAAVLIKDDKNPRGTRIFGPVARELRDHDYMKILSLAPEVL; encoded by the coding sequence GTGATTCAACAGCAGACTTACCTCAATGTTGCCGATAACACCGGCGCGAAGCAGCTTATGTGCATCCGCGTGCTCGGCGGTACCGGCAGAAGGTATGCGAATATCGGTGACGTCGTGGTCGCTTCTGTTAAGAAAGCAGCCCCGGGCGGCACTGTTAAAAAGGGTGACGTTGTGAAGGCGGTTATCGTCCGCACAGCTTCCGGCGTCCGCCGTGAAGACGGCAGCTACATCCGTTTTGACGAGAATGCGGCCGTCCTGATTAAAGACGACAAAAACCCCAGGGGAACTCGTATCTTCGGGCCGGTGGCACGTGAACTGCGTGACCACGACTATATGAAGATTCTGAGTCTTGCCCCGGAAGTACTGTAA
- the rplX gene encoding 50S ribosomal protein L24 — translation MTNKAYNKVHVKTGDTVVMLSGRDAGKQGKVLAVSPKEGKVIVEKLNMVTKHVKPRKMGEEGGIVKGESAVYASKVQLVCPNCKQPTRVGHQVAEDGTKTRICKKCGKAL, via the coding sequence ATGACAAACAAAGCTTACAACAAAGTTCATGTAAAAACCGGTGACACTGTTGTCATGCTTTCCGGCCGCGATGCCGGCAAGCAGGGCAAGGTCCTGGCTGTAAGCCCCAAAGAGGGCAAGGTCATTGTTGAGAAACTCAACATGGTCACTAAGCACGTAAAGCCCCGCAAAATGGGCGAAGAGGGCGGCATTGTAAAGGGCGAAAGCGCAGTTTATGCTTCTAAAGTCCAGCTGGTCTGCCCCAACTGCAAGCAACCCACTCGTGTTGGTCATCAGGTAGCTGAAGACGGCACAAAGACCCGCATCTGCAAAAAATGCGGCAAAGCGCTGTA